One genomic segment of Musa acuminata AAA Group cultivar baxijiao chromosome BXJ3-3, Cavendish_Baxijiao_AAA, whole genome shotgun sequence includes these proteins:
- the LOC135632514 gene encoding uncharacterized protein LOC135632514, which yields MQIRGLSDAHPSLLMQAFMTGLRPSRFFWSLVERPPAVVPEMLQRASQFIAAKTWMAGKREEHKKVKSEPPRQQQPATSRRKLDRPDLRPPLPALNSSRTEIFLHERGKGLLRDPHPMKNPRELADRSKYCRFHRQHGHDTEQCYELKRQIEELILRGHLGQYLRPNKEQSPRPEGPVERHIDVIAGGPASEGGSMSGRKAYARAAPDEALEHEPEPEITFPTGAAERPDHDDALVISARVANAQIRRVMVDTGSSADILYFDVFQKLGLSRENLSPMCSALTGFMGDSISPLGAITLPLTLGTPPRSKTVMTTFLVVDLPTAYNVILGRPTLNKTVKVGSELPEWEREQLIGLLRENADVFAWSPSDMTGVDPEVAEHHLNIPPDARPVKQKPQRQAPD from the exons ATGCAAATCCGTggattgtcggatgctcacccctctctcttgatgcaggccTTCATGACTGGCCTGCgcccctccaggttcttctggtcgctcgtaGAGCGGCCCCCGGCCGTGgttcccgagatgctccagcgcgccaGTCAGTTTATCGCCGCGAAAACCTGGATGGCTGGAaagcgggaggagcacaaaaaggTCAAGTCAGAGCCGCCTCGACAGCAACAACCCGCCACCTCCCGGCGAAAGTTGGACAGACCTGACCTGAGGCCccctcttcccgccttgaattcCTCCCGGACTGAAATATTCCTGCATGAGAGGGGAAAGGGGCTCCTCAGGgaccctcacccgatgaagaacccACGGGAGCTCGCGGACCGTTCGAAGTATTGCCGATTCCATCGACAGCACGGGCATGACACTGAGCAGTGCTACGAGTTGAAgagacaaatcgaggagctcatccttaGGGGTcatctcggccagtacctccggccgAACAAAGAGCAGTCGCCTCGCCCAGAGGGCCCCGTCGAGCGACACATTGATGTGATAGCCGGGGGCCCTGCATCCGAGGGAGGTTCCATGTCGGGCCGAAAGGCGTATGCCCGAGCCGCTCCAGACGAAGCCTTGGAACATGAGCCcgagcccgagatcaccttccccACCGGAGCTGCCGAGCGACCTGACCACGATGACGCCTTGgtgatatcggccagggtagccaacgcgcaaATAAGGAGGgtcatggtcgacacggggagctcggccgacatactctacttcgatGTCTTCCAGAAGCTGGGCCTGTCCAGGGAAAATCTAAGCCcgatgtgctcggcgctcaccggtTTCATGGGAGATTCAATATCGCCCCTGGGGGCTATTACTTTGCCCTTGACCCTGGGGACTCCACCAaggtcgaagacggtgatgaccactttcctggtggtcgacctccccactGCTTACAATGTCATACTTGGTCGGCCGACCCTCAAtaag ACAGTCAAGGTCGGATCTGAGCTACCTGAGTGGGAACGGGAGCAGCTCATCGGCCTcctacgggaaaatgccgacgtcttcgcctggtccccgTCAGACATGACGGGTGTCGATCCAGAGGTCGCGGAGCATCACCTCAACATCCCGCCTGACGCTCGCCCAGTGAAACAAAAGCCTCAGCGCCAGGCCCCTGACTGA
- the LOC135634291 gene encoding PHD finger protein ALFIN-LIKE 8-like isoform X2, whose protein sequence is MEGGAGGYNPRTPEQVFGDFRGRRAGIVKALTTDVEKFYQQCDPEKENLCLYGLPNETWEVNLPAEEVPPELPEPALGINFARDGMDERDWLSLVAVHSDAWLLAVAFYFGARFGFDKESRKRLFNMINGLPTIYEVVTGAARKQPKEKAHSSNGKSNKSGSKPSRSSESHAKTSKMPPPKEEESEGEDEDEEENGNTLCGACGDNYGNDEFWICCDICEKWFHGKCVKITPARAEHIKQYKCPACSTKRSRV, encoded by the exons ATGGAAGGGGGTGCGGGAGGCTACAATCCGCGGACGCCGGAGCAGGTCTTTGGAGATTTTCGAGGCCGGCGGGCTGGAATAGTGAAGGCTCTCACAACCG ATGTGGAGAAGTTCTACCAGCAGTGCGATCCTG AAAAGGAGAACCTATGCCTATATGGATTGCCTAACGAGACTTGGGAAGTGAACTTGCCAGCCGAGGAAGTTCCTCCTGAGCTTCCAGAACCAGCATTAGGTATAAACTTTGCTCGGGATGGAATGGATGAAAGGGATTGGTTGTCACTAGTTGCAGTTCACAGTGATGCATGGTTATTGGCTGTTGCCTTTTACTTTGGTGCACGTTTTGGGTTTGATAAGGAATCAAG GAAGCGGCTGTTCAACATGATTAATGGTCTTCCAACTATATATGAAGTTGTGACAGGAGCTGCCAGGAAACAACCGAAAGAGAAAGCTCATAGTAGCAATGGCAAGAGCAACAAGTCTGGTTCAAAG CCTTCAAGATCCTCCGAGTCCCATGCAAAGACCTCAAAGATGCCTCCACCGAAAGAGGAAGAGAGCGAAGgagaggacgaggacgaggaagAGAACGGAAACACTCTATGTGGTGCATGCGGGGACAACTATGGCAATGATGAGTTCTGGATATGCTGCGATATTTGCGAAAAATGGTTCCATGGGAAATGTGTTAAAATTACTCCTGCACGTGCCGAGCACATAAAGCAGTACAAGTGCCCCGCTTGCAGTACCAAGAGATCCCGAGTATGA
- the LOC135634291 gene encoding PHD finger protein ALFIN-LIKE 8-like isoform X1 → MEGGAGGYNPRTPEQVFGDFRGRRAGIVKALTTDVEKFYQQCDPEKENLCLYGLPNETWEVNLPAEEVPPELPEPALGINFARDGMDERDWLSLVAVHSDAWLLAVAFYFGARFGFDKESRKRLFNMINGLPTIYEVVTGAARKQPKEKAHSSNGKSNKSGSKVVWIDCLPSRSSESHAKTSKMPPPKEEESEGEDEDEEENGNTLCGACGDNYGNDEFWICCDICEKWFHGKCVKITPARAEHIKQYKCPACSTKRSRV, encoded by the exons ATGGAAGGGGGTGCGGGAGGCTACAATCCGCGGACGCCGGAGCAGGTCTTTGGAGATTTTCGAGGCCGGCGGGCTGGAATAGTGAAGGCTCTCACAACCG ATGTGGAGAAGTTCTACCAGCAGTGCGATCCTG AAAAGGAGAACCTATGCCTATATGGATTGCCTAACGAGACTTGGGAAGTGAACTTGCCAGCCGAGGAAGTTCCTCCTGAGCTTCCAGAACCAGCATTAGGTATAAACTTTGCTCGGGATGGAATGGATGAAAGGGATTGGTTGTCACTAGTTGCAGTTCACAGTGATGCATGGTTATTGGCTGTTGCCTTTTACTTTGGTGCACGTTTTGGGTTTGATAAGGAATCAAG GAAGCGGCTGTTCAACATGATTAATGGTCTTCCAACTATATATGAAGTTGTGACAGGAGCTGCCAGGAAACAACCGAAAGAGAAAGCTCATAGTAGCAATGGCAAGAGCAACAAGTCTGGTTCAAAGGTCGTTTGGATAGACTGCTTG CCTTCAAGATCCTCCGAGTCCCATGCAAAGACCTCAAAGATGCCTCCACCGAAAGAGGAAGAGAGCGAAGgagaggacgaggacgaggaagAGAACGGAAACACTCTATGTGGTGCATGCGGGGACAACTATGGCAATGATGAGTTCTGGATATGCTGCGATATTTGCGAAAAATGGTTCCATGGGAAATGTGTTAAAATTACTCCTGCACGTGCCGAGCACATAAAGCAGTACAAGTGCCCCGCTTGCAGTACCAAGAGATCCCGAGTATGA
- the LOC103978495 gene encoding potassium channel KOR2-like produces MGEEVNGEFELNEVADNIEGSVGSRLSWISREYGLGNRKWSSGTKLKVSRDCYRSFVINPNGRSYRIWVDVVFVWSIYSAFFTPLEFGFFRGLPELLKDLDCVQVIFLADVVFQFFVAYRDAHTYKMVCDRRRIALRCSYLKGSFAVDLLGCVPWDSIYKVKYKAKAIRFLIWVRIFRARKINQFFKTMEKDIRINYLFTRIVKLIMVELYCTHTAACVFYYLATTVPPAQEGYTWIGSLSMGDYQYTNFREIDFWRRYITSLYFSIVTLATVGYGDVHAVNTREMVFSMIYISLTMILGAYLIGNMTALIVKGSKTEQFRDKMTDLIKYMNRNKLGKDIRSQIKNHLRLQYESSYNKESVLEDVPMALRSKISQILYLDVIQKVPLFQGCSDEFLNQIVMMLNEEFFLPGEVVIEQGSPADQVYIILLGYLEAVAVREDGSEESIAKLTTYDALGDAAALCNIPQRYTVRVCELCRLLRIEKQSLANISQLYFKDGNQMLVNLLKGKGSEPSIKQLEQDIKYLISKQEAELALGVNSAAYHGDINRLKVLIDAGADPNKTDYDGRTALQMAACKGHEQVVKFLIQRGSNVNCIDKFGTSPLFEALKTGNDRIAAILVENGAILNLDDAGNYLCEVVTNGNIDLLRCLLEYGANPNSKNYDRRTPLHVAASEGLHLMANILIEFGANVLSKDRWGNTPVDEGRRCGSKPLIKILEDVVVNHAGK; encoded by the exons ATGGGTGAAGAGGTCAATGGAGAGTTTGAGCTGAACGAAGTGGCGGATAACATCGAAGGGTCTGTTGGCAGCAGGCTGTCTTGGATCAGTAGGGAGTATGGACTTGGAAACAGGAAGTGGAGTAGCGGTACTAAGCTGAAGGTCTCAAGGGATTGCTATAGGAGCTTTGTGATCAATCCCAATGGAAG GTCGTACAGGATATGGGTGGATGTCGTCTTCGTCTGGTCCATCTACTCCGCTTTCTTCACGCCACTGGAGTTCGGCTTCTTCCGAGGCTTGCCGGAGCTGTTAAAAGACCTCGACTGCGTGCAGGTCATCTTCCTTGCTGATGTAGTGTTTCAGTTCTTTGTGGCGTACAGGGACGCGCACACGTACAAGATGGTCTGCGATAGGAGACGCATCGCCTTGCG ATGCAGCTATCTGAAGGGTAGCTTCGCTGTTGATCTTCTTGGATGTGTTCCTTGGGACTCCATCTACAAGGTAAAGTATAAAGCGA AAGCAATTCGGTTTCTCATATGGGTTCGCATATTTCGGGCAAGGAAGATCAATCAATTCTTTAAAACGATGGAGAAGGACATCAGAATCAACTACCTCTTCACAAGGATCGTGAAGCTTATAATGGTCGAGCTATACTGCACGCACACGGCCGCATGTGTTTTCTATTACCTAGCAACAACAGTGCCACCGGCACAAGAAGGATATACATGGATTGGAAGCCTGTCGATGGGGGACTATCAATACACAAACTTCAGAGAGATTGACTTCTGGAGACGATACATTACTTCGTTATACTTCTCAATCGTTACCTTGGCAACAGTTG GGTATGGTGATGTACATGCTGTGAATACTAGAGAGATGGTTTTCAGCATGATATATATTTCTCTGACAATGATACTTGGCGCCTATCTGATTGGTAATATGACTGCATTGATTGTCAAGGGGTCCAAGACTGAGCAATTTCGAGACAAAATGACAGACCTCATCAAgtacatgaacagaaacaaacttgGGAAAGACATCAGATCTCAGATCAAAAACCATTTAAGACTACAGTATGAAAGTAGCTACAACAAAGAAAGTGTTCTCGAAGACGTCCCAATGGCCTTGCGATCAAAG ATATCTCAAATTCTATACCTTGATGTGATCCAGAAAGTTCCACTTTTCCAAGGATGttcagatgaattccttaatcagATT GTAATGATGCTGAATGAAGAATTCTTCCTCCCAGGAGAAGTGGTCATAGAACAAGGAAGTCCTGCGGATCAAGTCTATATTATATTATTAGGATATCTG GAGGCAGTTGCTGTTCGAGAAGATGGCTCAGAAGAATCAATTGCCAAACTTACAACCTATGATGCACTGGGTGATGCTGCTGCACTGTGCAATATCCCACAACGATATACAGTGCGCGTTTGTGAGCTGTGTAGACTCCTGCGAATAGAGAAGCAATCCTTAGCAAACATATCACAGCTATACTTCAAGGATGGAAATCAGATGCTCGTCAATTTACTGAAG GGGAAAGGAAGCGAACCGAGTATCAAGCAGTTGGAGCAAGATAtcaaatatctcatctcaaagcaagaGGCTGAGCTAGCATTGGGGGTCAACAGTGCAGCTTACCATGGAGACATTAACCGTCTAAAAGTCTTAATCGATGCTGGAGCAGATCCAAACAAAACTGACTATGATGGGAGAACTGCACTT CAAATGGCTGCATGCAAAGGACATGAACAAGTTGTGAAGTTTCTTATACAACGAGGAAGCAATGTCAATTGCATTG ACAAGTTTGGGACTTCTCCACTATTTGAAGCCCTGAAGACAGGAAATGACAGGATTGCTGCCATTCTTGTGGAAAATGGTGCAATCTTGAATCTGGATGATGCTGGGAATTATCTATGCGAAGTTGTGACGAATGGCAATATAGATTTATTGCGATGTTTGCTGGAATATGGGGCCAACCCAAATTCCAAAAACTATGACCGGAGAACACCACTACATGTTGCAGCTTCAGAAGGTTTGCATCTGATGGCCAATATCCTAATCGAGTTTGGAGCAAATGTTCTTTCTAAAGATAG GTGGGGCAACACGCCTGTCGATGAAGGACGTAGATGTGGGAGCAAACCACTAATTAAAATTTTGGAGGATGTTGTAGTAAATCATGCAGGGAAGTAA